The Panicum hallii strain FIL2 chromosome 5, PHallii_v3.1, whole genome shotgun sequence genome contains the following window.
ACTTCCCAAGGGTTAATAGAGTCCATCTTAGGTTGGGCACTGAGTGTGTTGTGAAAGATCTGTCTTCCATTGCAGATGCTGCATGGACATATCATGATCAATTAGTGAGAACTTCTCTAAACCAGTGATATGCAAGGTTTTATGTCACTATTACTTTCAATAGCCTGCCTGGTTTACTTTGGTCTTTCATATTTCAGACTGCCGAGTCCATCATCCTCAATGCCTTGCAACCCAGACTTAATTTGGACCCTACACCTTGCCTTGAAATGCTTTGCAATTCAAGTGCTAAGAAGGTACCCTATCTTTCAACTTTCTGGATTCTAATTCAGTACTTTGTTCAGCTCATAAAGTAAATTTTCTTTGTAATTTTGTACCAAACACTATGCAAAATAGATTGATCTGGGTCTAAATAATGGAAGACAGCATAATAAAGATACCTCAGTTTTTATGATGTCTATCAATCCTCCTAAAAATTGCAAGACGAAGGAATTCAATGTCTGCAAAGGTGCAACACTTTGCATCGAGAATGCAGCTCTAGAGGGCATATCAAGTGGATTATTGGACAGCTTGTCAGTTAACTGTCCATCCACTATCCATGTTAACAATGCCAAATCAGCTGCAAATTCTGATACTAACAATACGGTTCAATCTTCTTCTACCCTTCCAAACAGTTCTGCCTTGTGTGACAGAATACAATGTGCATCAGATACGGCTCCTGATCATTTATTTCAGAGTAATGAACAGAGGGCGCAGGTAGAAATTTTACAGGTTGATCGTAAAACTGGACAACCAAAAAGGGTGACAGTTCTTCCACATAAGACAAAAAAGCCCTTAAATCTTCTGCATGAGAAGCATGAATTCAAAAAATGCAGCCCTCCAAACAAAATTGGAAGGTCGACTTCTCAGAATTCCAAAGGCCTTCATAAGTCAACAAGTTCTCGAAATAAAACAGTGCTTGATCTGGGATCTCCAAAAAGACTGCAAGTTGAGGCTAAGGTAGGTCCGACAATAGGCAAAAGGGGCATGGAAGTGCAGAAACAGGTGCCCTTTTCAGTGCCTCCAAGGGATCCATGTACATCCTTGAACACAACTAATCCAAGTGTTGACAGAATCCCTGAAAAGGTTAAATTGTTGCGTAATAGGTCGAATGAGCGTCATGTGGCCCCAATTGTAGACCGGAAAAATTCTGATATGGTAGATATCAATGTCCGTGAAACACCCATTGTAGGCTTAATCTCTGGAGCTTGTGAACCTGTTGAGGATATGACTGCTACAAAGTCCCACGGTACTGCTTCAAAGAGAAGGGCCTCTGAAACTTCTATCATTTCTTTGAACCATGAAATTAAATTGGAAGGGAAAAGGCAGCAAAATTTTGATACTCAGGTCAACACACCCTGTAAGAACAGAAGGTTTGAGGAACCAGCTGTTACTGGTGGCATTAGCAGTCAATTGGACATTGATCTAGAACTAGATAAGGGAAGACAGCAAATTGAAGATACGCCTCTTCTCAATATTTCTGCCAATTCTCCTGAATGCTGCAAGCCCAACGAATTCAACGTCTGCAAAGCTGTAGCTGTATGCAGTGAGAATGCAGCTCTAAAAGGCATGCCAACTGCTATGTTTAACAGCAGGCCGTTGGATTATCCATCATCTATCCATGTTAATAATACCAACTCAATTGTAGAATCTGATCCTGGTAGTGCCATTCGATCTCCTTGTACCCTTACAAACAGCTGTGCCTTATGTGACAGAAAACAAGCTGGATCAATTACTCCTGATCATTTGCTTCAGTGTAATGAAGAGCGGGCACAGGTAACAGTTTCACAGGTTGATCGTGAAAATAGAAAAACGGAAAGGGTGACAATAGTTTTACAGAATAGAAAGAAGTCTTTAAAATTGTTGAATGAAAGTCATGGATCCAAAAACCATGGTCCTCCAAACAGAAGTGAGTTGAGTTCTCAAAATTTCGTGAGAGATGAGTCAACAGGATCTTCAAATAAGGATGGGTTTCATTTGAGATCTCCAAAAGGACAGCAAGCTGAGGTTAATGTAGGTCAGATAATAGGCAATAAGGACATGAAAGTCCAGGAAAAGGCGCTCTTGTCAGTGCATTCAAGCTGTCATCCACGTATGTCCTTGAACACAAGCAATCTATGTGTTGAGAAAATCCCTGAAAAggttaaatcattgcatattaGGTTGACTGAGCGTCACGAGGCCCCAGTTGTGGACCTAAAAAATTATGACATGGCAGATCCCAGAGGTAGCAGAACACCCTCTGTAACCTTGTTCAGTGCAAATTCAAGTAAGATAGCTTGTGAACCTGGTAAGGATAAGGCTGCGACAGAAACCCAACTTAAGGTGCTGAATAGAAAGGTCACAGGAATTTCTACCATTTCTATGAACCAAGAATTCAACTTGAATGGGAAAAGGCCGCAGAAATTTGATATTCGCATCGAGCCGCCCTGTGAGAACAGAAGCTTAGAAGAGCCAGCTATTACTGGTGGTGTTAATGGCGAACCTGATATTGAAAAGATTATATCTGAGGTCATCCTGACTACCCAGAGGTATTGCTTTGTACATAGTACAACTTTTTTTTCTATTATCATTAGTTTATTATGAAATCAATGCGGTAAATATGATAGCACTGCTCAAGTTCATTATCTTTCTGCAGGCATGGACTGAACGAAAAGGCTGCTAAAAGTGATGTTCTTGAAACATCCTGGTTATTACCACCATGTGAATTCTTTCAGTTTGAGAATGTTGGCGAGATTCCAGTTATGAGGGATGAAACCATGACATGCAATGTGCCCAACGGAGCTACAAGAACCTGGAAGATTAGAAGACTTACTTTCCACCCTTCACAGTATTCCTGCTGTAATGGTGTGTTTTTTCTTTTGTAGAATCATGTTTCTTTTCTTGTAGAATCATATTTCGCTTTGAATACCCATTCTTTTCCTAAAGGTCATCATGCACAGCAGGTTCGATTGATAAATCTCAGTACACACTTTGCCTGCTTGACTTTGAACCACTGGATCATCAAATAACTGTGGGAGCCATCTATGGAGATGAGCAAGTACATATTGCTACTCTACCAACTTCTGTGAGCACTACTTAATTGGGCTGTATCATGAGGTTATGTTACCTCTTGATTTCTGTCTTATCTGTGGGATGTTTTGCAGTGTCATGCAGAAAAGTTTGTGGATCAATTCGTTTCACTGGTAAGCATTTTCCAAAGCAATCACTATTTGGCCACAGCGAAGTTAGCCTGTACTGTTTTACATTTTCGGCAATACGAGGGTTGCTAAATGGTTCTAAACCGTATTATCACTCCTTGTTTATGAATGTATATAAAATTCTATACCCGTCTTCTTTTCCTTAGAATCTGGGAATCAGCAATCATCAAACATTTATGATCATTATCAATATGATACTCATTTGGTAAAATTTTAGTTTTATTCATCAATTCTGCATCATCTGTGTAGATGAAACGCGATGGATACAACCTTCGCAACGATGAAGTCAGTAATGGATCATCTGAACTCAGACAGGTAAGCTTAGGAATACTATCACTCTAGAAAGTTGGTAGCATTTGTCTTTTGGCATTTGGGACACTGAAGCATATGATTTATTATTCATATTTGCACATGTTGTTTGCACCATTTACTCGTATGGCTTTGCCTTTTTCAGCAATCCCAAGATGTCTCTCATCTAGGCTACCCGATTGGAGAAGATGCAGGATACCAGATGTTCTCACCTTCTGCTGCGAATAGTTTGCTGAGTAGCACGGACAACAAAGTAGGCTGTACCTTCCAGAATAAGCTTCCAGATTTTCATGCAACTTTTCCACAGCCATTGACTCAGCAGTTGGTACTGACAGAACAACCGCTGACCTTAGAAAGCCCAGAAGCATTTTTCTTGAATTCCAGTCATCTACCAGGTAGTCAGCAGTATACTGGCCAATATCTCCAGGACCAGGGTTCATCATTTGCCTGTAACCCATTTGCAACGGATCGGCACCAATATCCATCTGTACAACCATCTCAGGAAGTTTCCCTGGATCAGTACTTGCAATGCAGAGAAGATATAGTAGGATTCAGTGCAAGCAGATACATCCAGTTGCACCAGGAAGCTTTGATGGATCAGTATTTGCAATACCGACATGATTTACCAGGTTTCATTGACACGTACGGTATGAGAATGACTGCAAGGTACAGCCAGTGGCACCAGGAAGTTCCAACAGATCAGTACTTGCGATACACACATGATATACCATGGTTCAGTGACATGTATGGGGCGAGAATGAGTACAAGCAACTACGGTCAGTGGCGCCAGGTTTGCACACAGATGGGCAATGTGGTTTACCAGTGGGATCTACCAGCTTTCGGCAGGCAGATTCACAACAGCCCTTGGAGCACACTACCGGAGCTGCAACCGATTAGGAGGGCCCCAGATGAGCTCCAGGAGCATGGGCTTTGATGGCAATGTCACAAGCACACCGGTTCAGATCCCCATGCCTCTCGGTTTCCAGTTCCCGTTGCAAGGAATGTGGTGATGTTGTGATGCCTAGTGTGGTTTTGGCTGGCGCTTCATTCGTGCATGTTACATACTAATACAATACAGGCAGTAGAGGATACAAATTTCGTTACAGATAGTAGTTGATGTGTGAAGTTCCTTGTTCTGTTGTTTCTGTGTGAATGAACGATACGGTCCTATACTTTTTTACGGTTTATCAGATAGTTATTAGGGTGTCTCTAAACTTTAGCGCCTCATGGTTCATGAGTAAGTTTGAAACATATATAAGGGAAAGACATATACCGTCAGAAACTGATTAAAATTCTCGATGTCCTTGCTTCATTGTTCCGGTCCAGTTTCCTCCGGTCTGGTTCTGCTTTCGATTTTGTTACTCAAATACAATTTACAAAATGCTTAAGTGCCGTATCAAACTGAGCGTTGACCAGATAGAAATTCCTACTGATAAATATTTCTAAGGATGTTGAATAAAAGTTGATGATATTACAAAATAGTACTGCGGCAAAAAAGTTCTTAGGAACTTAATCTCACAAAAACACACGCACAAGTTTCCTTGAAGAGGGCACTCATGGCACGATGAAAACGTCAGTTTTTGTTTCCTTATTCGTAGTAGTAAAAACCAAGCTAAGTTCTTAAAAATCATCCAGGCGACAACATGCATAGAGCACTGACCAGTACTGACCACGCTTGAAAAGTTGAAGTCCACCCGCCCTGACAAATCAACGCGCCAACAACGGATCATTCTTCAATGATTTACATATTGTTGACGTGAAAACGTGTTAATGCACGCGCTAAATACCGAGCACGTCACGTGCAGCATGTAGGGAAGCGTCTCGCGGCGCCGCTGCACAGACAGGTCAGACTGGTACGGTGGAATGGTACATCGGTTTCGCCAGGGCATCCCTATGAAGATCCAACGAACGCTTGCCCGGGAGGGACCCTATCGGGACAACCGCACCTTGGGTTATTCTAAGGTCGGTAGGTCACCAAGAATATCCTCAAACGCTGAAGAGACGAAGGAATAACAACAAATTAGGGTTGGAATAGCTTGGGTTTGGAAAAATGCAAAAGAAAAGGTACAAATATAAAAGATTGTGTTTTGATCGATtggatacactaaatcggctagaccCTTTATATTATATTTGTAGGGAGGGGAGGTCTTACCCTACTAGAAGTTGAAACTCATATAAACTTGTGTTAAAATACAAATCCTAACTCTGATTGTACAGCTGGAACCGGTCCGACCTAGCTTTTTTTGTCAAATCTTCCCGAAATCATAACTCTCTTGTCCACACTCCAAATCAGGCGTTCCATATATGCATTTCGATCGTCTCGGCAAGAGCTACACAATGGTGAAGTCAGGTTTACATTTTGATAAAGTAACCTAGACTGGTCTGATTGGTCCGTGCATACTGGTATGGCCAGCCGTGCCAATGTTGGTTGTCAACATCTATATATAGAGCTGTTATCTCACAAGAATGGACCAGACCACACTGACAAAACCCAAAGCCTTGTGTTGACGCAAAATCCGGTCAACGTACCGAATGTGTTAGGACGAGCGGATCACAACAGATCTCCTCTACGATGCTCATGTGCAAATCGGTATGGCCGGTATGCAGGCCGGTCTAACCGGTCCATCAGGCGCACCGCGAAAACATATTATCACCGGCCAGGAGGGATCCGTTGGGGCTGGTGAggctacaatatcctgaggtCGGCAATCTACTTAGAACGCTCTCGAACACCGTAGAAAagcaaaaagaacaataattaGGATTTGAAAAAGAGAAAGGTTTGGAGATAAAAAAAGTAAAGTTACTTGTGTTTGATTCGATTAGGTTGTCCTCTATCGTTCGTGGCCCTTCATACATATGGTATTAACCACCTCGTAACTCTTATGCACTTACTCATGAACCTTTAATTTTTAATTTATTATTTAGATAAATGGGCCTGGAGCCCGTTCATTTCAACATGCTCCACCTTAGCTCGCTAGCCATGCCGCGACAGCTACGACCTCACACACATAGTATGCGTGAGCCGTGTCGCACCTTGGGTTTGCGTGACCAACATCCTCTGCTCGCCGTGTCGTGGTGCCATCCCATTACAACATCCGGTCGCACCACCACCATAGCGGTGCTCCCGCACTCCGATCGACCCGGCCACTGGCCACGTCTGGCCCCTACCGGTTGGGATTGCGAGCCGAAGACGACATCCAACTTGGCATCATCTTATCCGTCCACTGTGTTGGCCCGACCACCTTGTCCGACCGATCCTCACCAACTACAGCCGCTCGAACGGTCTAGGCCTCCGGCTTGGAGTGTCCAACATCGTACTGGTCGGACGGCCGACTACCGCCATGCTTCACCTTGCACCGCACCGAGTAGCTTCCCGACGTTCGTGAGGTATGAACCGATGGAAAAAATAactttcagttttaaattaatccgaaggTAAATTATAACCATGATGAAAATTGCGTACAAAAAACGAACATATGTAAACATGCTGATCAAGAGATTTAAGATAAAGCATTGCAACAGCAAAAttaaccctaaccagatcatactagcTATGAAAGACATAGTTAGGGATAGAAAACCGTACGTCTTTAGACTGACCGGAATAACCGGATAAAGAAGACAACggcgacgatcagcacctccgcgcaCTTGACTgcgccgagtcgcgccccactgacgagaaggaagacgagccgtggcaacgaggacgtagaggacgATGATGTGaaagcgttcgagcagtcgcgcagagcgcttcccaaaaatcTTATTCaccctctcccggtgcaggatcgctgaggacgaggttccggagacctgctctcccaatcgccggtgcacgccgacgaacgagatgaagtagcgtacgcggcggcgcagcaggcaggtCGAGGTGTGTTGTGCGTCTTTTGTTGTGTTCTTTTCTAGCTGGCACCCGTGCGTATTTATAGGAAGGAACTGCTAGGGTTTTGGTGTCCCAAAAACCAAGTCGGTTACGAGTCCCAAAATTCCGCGCGTGAGATCCGTAAGCCGCGTTCCTGCAAGGATTGGAccggattttggcggaccattcacgtGCGCATCGCGTGCCCTTCGCCCGAAGCCCaagcccggcgaggcgagcgagcgagcgcgctcgcgtgttcttccttctttctctcacccacacttgcaagagcatggagagcatccaactatttaagttggattttctccacctccactagcaaggtgggactaacttgttgccatgcatctttgcactaatgggcctttgagattttattggaattatttGAATTTACATAGTGGGCCTTTagggcccaaatattccaacaatcccccacCAGATCTTAAAGTCTCATTATGACTTTACCTCAACCCAATGTTGTTTGATATACAAGTGTTTGAatagagactgttaagttgaattTCCATCTAGAATAGCAAGTTACACTCATTCACAACTTGAACAATGGATtaagccttgaattgcaagttttgttCGAGTGAGTTTCACTTATAGTCAAACTGATACTTGACCTCCAGTAGGCTACTTCGTGGTTGGAGCATATAGGTCGTACTCCCTG
Protein-coding sequences here:
- the LOC112896032 gene encoding uncharacterized protein LOC112896032 isoform X2: MVVSFRLSRRGRRIHPPPPVPLSASIHAADDSRPHAAAFLDVPPPPPDPPCEAAVSRLDAGIAARSELTDRNETIPVESGETTIEFPVGMLLYLIGDDPKKRPYSRASRALLSDIEHGCLPQDILHDIPCKFQNGSTVCEVRDYQSVFSNGDDYSGHDFPRVNRVHLRLGTECVVKDLSSIADAAWTYHDQLTAESIILNALQPRLNLDPTPCLEMLCNSSAKKIDLGLNNGRQHNKDTSVFMMSINPPKNCKTKEFNVCKGATLCIENAALEGISSGLLDSLSVNCPSTIHVNNAKSAANSDTNNTVQSSSTLPNSSALCDRIQCASDTAPDHLFQSNEQRAQVEILQVDRKTGQPKRVTVLPHKTKKPLNLLHEKHEFKKCSPPNKIGRSTSQNSKGLHKSTSSRNKTVLDLGSPKRLQVEAKVGPTIGKRGMEVQKQVPFSVPPRDPCTSLNTTNPSVDRIPEKVKLLRNRSNERHVAPIVDRKNSDMVDINVRETPIVGLISGACEPVEDMTATKSHGTASKRRASETSIISLNHEIKLEGKRQQNFDTQVNTPCKNRRFEEPAVTGGISSQLDIDLELDKGRQQIEDTPLLNISANSPECCKPNEFNVCKAVAVCSENAALKGMPTAMFNSRPLDYPSSIHVNNTNSIVESDPGSAIRSPCTLTNSCALCDRKQAGSITPDHLLQCNEERAQVTVSQVDRENRKTERVTIVLQNRKKSLKLLNESHGSKNHGPPNRSELSSQNFVRDESTGSSNKDGFHLRSPKGQQAEVNVGQIIGNKDMKVQEKALLSVHSSCHPRMSLNTSNLCVEKIPEKVKSLHIRLTERHEAPVVDLKNYDMADPRGSRTPSVTLFSANSSKIACEPGKDKAATETQLKVLNRKVTGISTISMNQEFNLNGKRPQKFDIRIEPPCENRSLEEPAITGGVNGEPDIEKIISEVILTTQRHGLNEKAAKSDVLETSWLLPPCEFFQFENVGEIPVMRDETMTCNVPNGATRTWKIRRLTFHPSQYSCCNAGSIDKSQYTLCLLDFEPLDHQITVGAIYGDEQVHIATLPTSCHAEKFVDQFVSLMKRDGYNLRNDEVSNGSSELRQQSQDVSHLGYPIGEDAGYQMFSPSAANSLLSSTDNKVGCTFQNKLPDFHATFPQPLTQQLVLTEQPLTLESPEAFFLNSSHLPGSQQYTGQYLQDQGSSFACNPFATDRHQYPSVQPSQEVSLDQYLQCREDIVGFSASRYIQLHQEALMDQYLQYRHDLPGFIDTYGMRMTARYSQWHQEVPTDQYLRYTHDIPWFSDMYGARMSTSNYGQWRQVCTQMGNVVYQWDLPAFGRQIHNSPWSTLPELQPIRRAPDELQEHGL
- the LOC112896032 gene encoding uncharacterized protein LOC112896032 isoform X1 codes for the protein MVVSFRLSRRGRRIHPPPPVPLSASIHAADDSRPHAAAFLDVPPPPPDPPCEAAVSRLDAGIAARSELTDRNETIPVESDLEPSFALNLFPDGYSVGEPGKGMLLYLIGDDPKKRPYSRASRALLSDIEHGCLPQDILHDIPCKFQNGSTVCEVRDYQSVFSNGDDYSGHDFPRVNRVHLRLGTECVVKDLSSIADAAWTYHDQLTAESIILNALQPRLNLDPTPCLEMLCNSSAKKIDLGLNNGRQHNKDTSVFMMSINPPKNCKTKEFNVCKGATLCIENAALEGISSGLLDSLSVNCPSTIHVNNAKSAANSDTNNTVQSSSTLPNSSALCDRIQCASDTAPDHLFQSNEQRAQVEILQVDRKTGQPKRVTVLPHKTKKPLNLLHEKHEFKKCSPPNKIGRSTSQNSKGLHKSTSSRNKTVLDLGSPKRLQVEAKVGPTIGKRGMEVQKQVPFSVPPRDPCTSLNTTNPSVDRIPEKVKLLRNRSNERHVAPIVDRKNSDMVDINVRETPIVGLISGACEPVEDMTATKSHGTASKRRASETSIISLNHEIKLEGKRQQNFDTQVNTPCKNRRFEEPAVTGGISSQLDIDLELDKGRQQIEDTPLLNISANSPECCKPNEFNVCKAVAVCSENAALKGMPTAMFNSRPLDYPSSIHVNNTNSIVESDPGSAIRSPCTLTNSCALCDRKQAGSITPDHLLQCNEERAQVTVSQVDRENRKTERVTIVLQNRKKSLKLLNESHGSKNHGPPNRSELSSQNFVRDESTGSSNKDGFHLRSPKGQQAEVNVGQIIGNKDMKVQEKALLSVHSSCHPRMSLNTSNLCVEKIPEKVKSLHIRLTERHEAPVVDLKNYDMADPRGSRTPSVTLFSANSSKIACEPGKDKAATETQLKVLNRKVTGISTISMNQEFNLNGKRPQKFDIRIEPPCENRSLEEPAITGGVNGEPDIEKIISEVILTTQRHGLNEKAAKSDVLETSWLLPPCEFFQFENVGEIPVMRDETMTCNVPNGATRTWKIRRLTFHPSQYSCCNGSIDKSQYTLCLLDFEPLDHQITVGAIYGDEQVHIATLPTSCHAEKFVDQFVSLMKRDGYNLRNDEVSNGSSELRQQSQDVSHLGYPIGEDAGYQMFSPSAANSLLSSTDNKVGCTFQNKLPDFHATFPQPLTQQLVLTEQPLTLESPEAFFLNSSHLPGSQQYTGQYLQDQGSSFACNPFATDRHQYPSVQPSQEVSLDQYLQCREDIVGFSASRYIQLHQEALMDQYLQYRHDLPGFIDTYGMRMTARYSQWHQEVPTDQYLRYTHDIPWFSDMYGARMSTSNYGQWRQVCTQMGNVVYQWDLPAFGRQIHNSPWSTLPELQPIRRAPDELQEHGL